GAACTTGCCGGATTCAAGAATATCCGTACAAAATCCCTTGGCTCCAACAACAAGCAAAACGTAGTTCTTGCTACAATAGATGGTTTAAGCAAATTAAAAACTCCTGAAGAAGTAGCTAAACTCCGTGGTATTTCTGTAGAAGAGATGTTAGGTTAGGAGGTGCCGAAATGGCAAATAAATTAAAAATAACTTTAGTAAAGTCTACAATTGGTTCAATTCCTAAACATAGGAAAACAGTAGAAGCTTTAGGACTTAAAAGACCTAACAAGACTGTTGAAATGCCGGATAATGTAGCAATCAGAGGCATGGTTGACCAGGTAAGACATTTAGTAAAGGTAGAAGAAATATAATACGTTAGCAAGTAAGGAGGTGTACTCATGAATTTAGCAGATTTAAGACCGGCTGAAGGTTCCAAACACAGCAATAACTTCAGAAGAGGCCGTGGACATGGATCCGGTAATGGAAAGACTGCAGGTAAAGGTCACAAAGGACAAAAAGCTCGTTCCGGAGCTCCTAGAGTTGGCTTTGAAGGTGGTCAGACACCTTTAATCCGAATCCTTCCTAAGAGAGGCTTCACAAACAGAAATACAAAAGAAATCATTGCGGTGAACGTAGATGTTCTGAATCGCTTTGAAGACGGTGCAGTAGTTACAGTAGAATCATTAATCGAAATCGGTATTATTAAGAACCCAAAAGATGGTGTTAAGATCCTAGGAAATGGAGAACTTACCAAGAAGCTTGATGTTAAAGTAAATGCATTTAGTGAAAGTGCAGTAGAAAAGATTAAAGCTCTTGGTGGAA
The nucleotide sequence above comes from Anaerocolumna cellulosilytica. Encoded proteins:
- the rpmD gene encoding 50S ribosomal protein L30; this translates as MANKLKITLVKSTIGSIPKHRKTVEALGLKRPNKTVEMPDNVAIRGMVDQVRHLVKVEEI
- the rplO gene encoding 50S ribosomal protein L15; protein product: MNLADLRPAEGSKHSNNFRRGRGHGSGNGKTAGKGHKGQKARSGAPRVGFEGGQTPLIRILPKRGFTNRNTKEIIAVNVDVLNRFEDGAVVTVESLIEIGIIKNPKDGVKILGNGELTKKLDVKVNAFSESAVEKIKALGGNAEVI